Within the Nocardioides exalbidus genome, the region CCCAGCTGTCCGGGTACAGGTCGTACATGGGTCTCACTCCTGACGAAGGGGATGTGAGTCCGAAGCCACCGACACCGCAGCGGGTGGGGGAGCAAGGGTTGCGGGGATCGCCCGGCCCGGCTGCCGGCCAGCGAGTGTGCGGATCGCGCAGGAACTGCGTGGACCCGCCACGGAGGCGACGGCTTCGAACTCAGAGAAGGAATCTCTGGTGTGAGAAGCCGGGTGGCGGAACCTCGTCAACGCCGAACACCGCGACGAGGTGGCCTCTCTGTCAGGCCTCGCCGCGGCGATCGATGAGTACGAGGAACGTCCGCATGGTGCGTCGACTGTACGACCGTGCTCCGGGCGCGCGCACCCGGATTCACCAAACGTGTCAGATCGTGAGATGTCGGATCGGTCCGTGGGATCGGCGCCGTGGGATGACAGACTCGGCGACCTCATGTCTGCTCCCCCGGAACTCCCCGACATCGTGCAGCGCGCCTTCGACGTGTGCCGCCAGGCCGGCTACGTCGCGTTCTGCCGCAACGAGACCGGCCGCCTGCTCGCGACCCTCGCCGCCACGCGCGGCGGGACGATGGCGGAGTTCGGCACCGGCTGCGGGGTCGGCACCGCGTGGCTGCGCAGCGGCGTACGCAACGGGGCGCGGATCCTGACCGCCGAGCTCGACGAGTCGCTGGCCGGAGCGGCCGCGAAGATCTTCACCGACGACGAGAAGGTCGAGGTGCTCGCGGCCGACTGGAGCGTGCTGCGCGAGCACGGGCCCTTCTCCCTGCTCTTCCTCGACTCCGGCAGCCCCTCGGAGGTCGGCGTCGACTCGGTCATCGACCTCGTCGAGCCCGGCGGCATCGTGGTGCTCGACGACTTCGCACCCTGCGAGTCGTGGCCGCCGATCGCCTACGGCCGCGTCGACACGCTGCGTGAGCAGTGGCTCACCGACGAGCGGTTCACCGCCGTCGAGGTGATGGTGGCCGCCGACGCGTCCACCGTCATCGCCACCCGCCGCTGATCGGGTTCCTGTGACCGCGATGGCCGTCGCCGCACCCAACGCGGCTGCGGCCGACGCCGCGATCGAGGTCGCCCGCGCAGGCGGCTCGGCCGTCGACGCCGCCATCTCCGCGGCGCTGGTGGCGATGGTCAACGAGGTCGGCCTCGTCTCCCTCAGC harbors:
- a CDS encoding O-methyltransferase, which codes for MSAPPELPDIVQRAFDVCRQAGYVAFCRNETGRLLATLAATRGGTMAEFGTGCGVGTAWLRSGVRNGARILTAELDESLAGAAAKIFTDDEKVEVLAADWSVLREHGPFSLLFLDSGSPSEVGVDSVIDLVEPGGIVVLDDFAPCESWPPIAYGRVDTLREQWLTDERFTAVEVMVAADASTVIATRR